TGCTGGCCTGCGACTCGCTTACCCTGACGAACGTGCGTCAGCTGCCCGCCGTGGCCAGCACCCAGCTGCTGAGCCGGCGGCCGCCCCAGGCCCCAGCGGCCGCCGGGGGGGTAGCCACCATCGCCCCGCCGCCTACCCCCACCACGCCCCGCGCCACCTACGGCCCGGCCTACGCCCAGAACCAGCTCATCGGGGCCGTGGCCATGCACGAGGCCGGCTACCGCGGCGAAGGCATGCAGATTGCCGTATTCGACGCCGGCTTTCCGGGGGCCGACCGCCTCATGGCCCTGCAAACGATGCAGCAGCAGGGCCGGGTGGCGGGCACCCGCAACTTTGTGAGCGGCGGCCGCAGCGTGTACCTGAGCAACGGCCACGGTACGGCCACGCTGGGCCTCATCGGGGGCGAGCTGCCGGGCTACTACGTGGGCACGGCCCCGCGCGCCACCTTCCACCTCTGTATTACGGAGGACGTGAGCAGCGAGTCGCCGATGGAGGAGGCCAACTGGCTGGCCGCCGCCGAGTACGCCGACTCGGCGGGCGTGGACGTCATCAGCTCGTCGCTGGGCTACACTACCTTCGACGACCCGGCCCTCTCGCACACCTACGCCGACCTGACCGGGCGCACCGCCATTGGCAGCCGCGCCGCCCTGGGTGCGGCCCGCGCCGGGATGATAGTCGTGAACTCGGCCGGCAACGATGGGAATAGTGGCTGGCACTACATCGGCGTGCCCGCCGATGCCGACAGCATTATTACGGTGGGGGCCGTGGACTCCCTGCGCCAGCACGCGGGCTTCAGCTCCTACGGGCCCACGGCCGACGGCCGCCTCAAGCCCACGCTCGCGGCGATGGGCGTGGCCTCGGCCGTGCTCACGCCGGCCGGCACGGTGGTGCGCGGGGCCGGCACCTCCTACGCCTGCCCCGAGCTGGCGGGCCTGGTGGCGGGCTTCTGGCAGGCCAACCCCACGCTCAGCGCCCAGCAGGTTATCGCCGCGCTCGAGCGCGGCGCGTCTCAGGCCCAGGCACCGGACAATACCCTGGGCTACGGCATCGCCAGCTTCGTTACGGCTTACAACCTAGTGCACCCTGGCGCGCCGCTGGCCGCCACGCCGGCCGCCGGCCCGGCGGCGGCCCTCACGATATTTCCCAACCCCAGCCGCCTCGATGAGCTGATGCTGGCCCTACCCCCCGCCCTGCGTGGGCAAGTGCTACGGGTGCGCCTGCTCGACGTGCGCGGGGCCGTGCTCAGCGAGCAGCAGCTGCCCGCCAGCCCCGCCGCCAGCGTATCGCTGCGCTTGTCCGCGCGCCGCCTCGCGCCGGGTGCCTACCTGTGCCAGGTGCAGCCCGTGGGGGGGGGTAGGGCCCAAACCGTACGCTTCGTGCGGG
The genomic region above belongs to Hymenobacter psoromatis and contains:
- a CDS encoding S8 family serine peptidase, whose product is MKNTFLLAAALLACLLMGPPVARAQATPPAPPVQRYFVFFKDKAGTPYTVGQPEAFLSARALARRTRQNIVVRPRDLPVSPAYLAQVRAASGSPQLIFTSRWLNGAVLACDSLTLTNVRQLPAVASTQLLSRRPPQAPAAAGGVATIAPPPTPTTPRATYGPAYAQNQLIGAVAMHEAGYRGEGMQIAVFDAGFPGADRLMALQTMQQQGRVAGTRNFVSGGRSVYLSNGHGTATLGLIGGELPGYYVGTAPRATFHLCITEDVSSESPMEEANWLAAAEYADSAGVDVISSSLGYTTFDDPALSHTYADLTGRTAIGSRAALGAARAGMIVVNSAGNDGNSGWHYIGVPADADSIITVGAVDSLRQHAGFSSYGPTADGRLKPTLAAMGVASAVLTPAGTVVRGAGTSYACPELAGLVAGFWQANPTLSAQQVIAALERGASQAQAPDNTLGYGIASFVTAYNLVHPGAPLAATPAAGPAAALTIFPNPSRLDELMLALPPALRGQVLRVRLLDVRGAVLSEQQLPASPAASVSLRLSARRLAPGAYLCQVQPVGGGRAQTVRFVRE